In Silene latifolia isolate original U9 population chromosome 3, ASM4854445v1, whole genome shotgun sequence, a single window of DNA contains:
- the LOC141647943 gene encoding abscisic acid receptor PYL2-like, producing the protein MDRNPLLPQSLTSEEYAKLENVINTCHTAESSSNKCSSLIIQRINAPANVVWRYVRAFDNPQTYKHFINSCTMKGELAVGSVRDVTVISGLPAETSTERLEMLDDQKRVISFRILAGEHRLKNYCSVTSVNEISQMGKVYTIVLESYTVDIPQGNTAEDTKMFADTVVKLNLQKLSELSEMTAS; encoded by the coding sequence ATGGACCGGAACCCATTGTTGCCCCAGAGTCTTACATCAGAAGAGTATGCTAAGCTGGAGAATGTAATCAACACATGCCACACGGCGGAGTCATCCTCGAACAAATGTTCATCCCTAATAATACAGCGCATAAACGCCCCGGCAAACGTTGTTTGGCGGTACGTAAGAGCTTTCGATAACCCTCAAACTTATAAGCATTTCATCAATAGTTGCACAATGAAAGGTGAATTAGCGGTAGGAAGTGTAAGAGATGTTACAGTGATCTCCGGGCTGCCAGCAGAAACAAGTACCGAACGACTAGAGATGCTCGATGATCAGAAACGAGTAATAAGCTTCAGGATACTAGCAGGTGAGCACAGGCTGAAGAACTACTGCTCGGTCACATCGGTAAATGAGATCAGTCAGATGGGGAAGGTCTACACTATTGTTTTAGAATCTTACACCGTCGACATACCACAAGGTAACACGGCAGAGGATACAAAGATGTTTGCTGATACTGTAGTGAAATTAAACCTTCAAAAACTTTCAGAATTATCAGAGATGACGGCCTCATGA